From a region of the Rhodococcus sp. 4CII genome:
- the thrS gene encoding threonine--tRNA ligase, with product MSTPAPAAPAALVRVPAGTTAGTAVREAGYPSKGPDVVVVVRDADGQLRDLSWVPDADVDVEPVAADTDDGRSVIRHSAAHVLAQAVQQEFPEAKLGIGPPIKDGFYYDFAVERPFTPEDLASLEKRMKKIIKGSQRFSRRVVESLEEARAELAKEPFKLELIDDKSGIDDPEIMEVGGNELTIYDNLDPRTGERVWGDLCRGPHIPTTKHIPAFKLTRSSAAYWRGNQDNADLQRIYGTAWESAEAQEQHLELLAEAERRDHRKLGSELDLFSFPDELGSGLPVFHPKGGIIRTEMEDYSRKRHVEEGYDFVNTPHITKGHLYEVSGHLDWYRDGMFPAMHIDEELNEDGTVRKPGQDYYLKPMNCPMHNLIFRSRGRSYRELPLRLFEFGSVYRYEKSGVVHGLTRVRGMTQDDAHIYCTKEQMRDELTTTLNFVLGLLADYGLDDFYLELSTKNPDKFVGDDAVWEEATNTLAEVAEASGLNLVPDPGGAAFYGPKISVQVQDALGRTWQMSTIQLDFNLPERFDLEYTANDGTKQRPVMIHRALFGSIERFFGVLTEHYAGAFPAWLAPVQVVGIPVAEAFADHLFDVVKRLKAAGVRAEVDASDDRMQKKIFNNTAQKVPFMLLAGARDVEAGAVSFRFRDGTQVNGVAVDDAVRIVTEWIGRRENASPTAELLQPGQEG from the coding sequence GTGAGCACCCCCGCACCCGCCGCCCCAGCCGCCCTCGTCCGGGTGCCCGCGGGGACTACGGCCGGTACCGCGGTTCGGGAGGCCGGCTACCCGAGCAAGGGTCCGGACGTCGTCGTCGTGGTCCGTGACGCCGACGGCCAGCTCAGAGACCTGTCCTGGGTTCCCGACGCCGACGTCGACGTCGAGCCGGTCGCGGCGGACACCGACGACGGCCGCAGCGTCATCCGGCACTCGGCGGCGCACGTGCTCGCGCAGGCCGTCCAGCAGGAATTCCCCGAAGCCAAGCTGGGCATCGGCCCGCCGATCAAGGACGGCTTCTACTACGACTTCGCGGTCGAACGCCCGTTCACTCCGGAGGACCTCGCGAGCCTCGAGAAGCGGATGAAGAAGATCATCAAGGGGTCGCAGCGGTTCTCCCGCCGCGTGGTCGAGTCGCTCGAAGAGGCGCGCGCCGAGCTGGCGAAGGAGCCCTTCAAGCTCGAACTCATCGACGACAAGTCGGGGATCGACGATCCGGAGATCATGGAGGTGGGCGGCAACGAGCTCACCATCTACGACAACCTGGATCCGCGGACCGGCGAGAGGGTGTGGGGCGACCTCTGCCGCGGCCCGCACATCCCCACCACCAAACACATCCCGGCGTTCAAGCTCACCCGCAGCTCGGCGGCGTACTGGCGCGGTAACCAGGACAACGCCGACCTCCAGCGCATCTACGGCACCGCGTGGGAGTCGGCGGAGGCGCAGGAGCAGCACCTGGAACTGCTCGCCGAGGCCGAGCGCCGCGACCACCGCAAGCTGGGGTCCGAGCTCGACCTGTTCAGCTTCCCCGACGAGCTCGGCTCGGGTCTGCCCGTGTTCCATCCCAAGGGCGGGATCATCCGCACCGAGATGGAGGACTACTCCCGCAAGCGCCACGTGGAGGAGGGGTACGACTTCGTCAACACCCCCCACATCACCAAGGGGCACCTCTACGAGGTGTCAGGTCACCTGGACTGGTACCGCGACGGCATGTTCCCGGCGATGCACATCGACGAGGAACTGAACGAGGACGGCACCGTGCGCAAGCCGGGCCAGGACTACTACCTCAAGCCGATGAACTGCCCGATGCACAACCTGATCTTCCGCTCCCGCGGACGGTCGTACCGCGAGCTTCCGTTGCGGCTCTTCGAGTTCGGGTCGGTGTACCGGTACGAGAAGTCGGGCGTCGTCCACGGGCTGACCCGGGTGCGCGGCATGACGCAGGACGACGCGCACATCTACTGCACCAAGGAGCAGATGCGCGACGAGCTGACCACCACGCTGAACTTCGTGCTGGGCCTGCTCGCAGACTACGGTCTCGACGATTTCTACCTGGAGCTGTCCACCAAGAACCCGGACAAGTTCGTCGGCGACGACGCGGTGTGGGAGGAAGCGACCAACACCCTTGCCGAGGTCGCCGAGGCGTCGGGCCTGAACCTGGTGCCGGATCCGGGCGGCGCCGCGTTCTACGGGCCGAAGATCTCGGTGCAGGTGCAGGACGCGCTGGGCCGGACCTGGCAGATGTCGACCATCCAGCTCGATTTCAACCTGCCCGAGCGCTTCGACCTCGAATACACCGCCAACGACGGCACCAAGCAGCGGCCGGTCATGATCCACCGTGCGCTGTTCGGTTCCATCGAACGGTTCTTCGGTGTGCTGACCGAGCACTACGCGGGTGCGTTCCCGGCGTGGCTCGCCCCGGTCCAGGTGGTGGGCATCCCGGTGGCCGAGGCGTTCGCCGACCACCTCTTCGACGTGGTGAAGCGGCTGAAGGCGGCCGGTGTCCGCGCGGAGGTCGACGCGAGTGACGACCGCATGCAGAAGAAGATCTTCAACAACACGGCCCAGAAGGTGCCGTTCATGCTGCTGGCAGGCGCACGGGACGTCGAAGCGGGTGCCGTCAGCTTCCGATTCAGGGACGGCACCCAGGTCAACGGCGTGGCCGTGGACGACGCCGTGCGCATCGTCACCGAATGGATCGGCCGCCGCGAGAACGCGTCGCCGACGGCGGAGCTGCTGCAACCCGGTCAGGAAGGGTGA
- a CDS encoding TIGR02611 family protein gives MDVDDSDLSPFQQAESRWRRWREHIAARPSLNVAYRIAVGVIGALVLAAGIVAIPYPGPGWLIVFAGLGILASEFAWAHRLLHYARKRYDAFIEWFSRQSLVVKGAGALLTAVVVLATLWLLGTFGLVGTWIGLDYSWLESPL, from the coding sequence GTGGACGTCGACGATTCGGATCTGTCTCCGTTCCAGCAAGCGGAGAGCCGTTGGCGCAGGTGGCGAGAGCACATCGCCGCGCGGCCGAGCCTGAACGTGGCGTACCGGATCGCGGTGGGAGTGATCGGCGCCCTCGTCCTCGCCGCCGGGATCGTCGCGATTCCCTACCCGGGTCCGGGCTGGCTGATCGTGTTCGCGGGGCTCGGGATTCTCGCGTCCGAGTTCGCGTGGGCGCACCGGCTGCTGCACTATGCGCGCAAGCGGTACGACGCGTTCATCGAGTGGTTCTCGCGACAGTCGCTGGTCGTCAAGGGCGCGGGCGCACTGTTGACGGCCGTCGTCGTCCTCGCCACGCTGTGGCTGCTCGGGACGTTCGGTCTCGTCGGAACGTGGATCGGCCTCGACTACTCGTGGTTGGAGAGCCCGCTCTAG
- a CDS encoding RtcB family protein, translated as MFPVRLEGTAAPTLMWAEEWTIEQAALQQLRNMADLPWVHGVRVMPDVHVGKGATVGSVIAMREAVAPAAVGVDIGCGMTAVRTDVTARDLPDNLRSMRSHIERAVPVGFAMHERSVNVGALDVTDAGGVKKGWHRFWQEFGDLHSGVQSRESKAMKQIGTLGGGNHFIEVCLSDADEVWLMLHSGSRNIGKELAERHIAVARALPHNQRLVDRDLAVFLAGSKEMDAYRHDLTWAQEYAARNRAVMLTLVMRAFRQSLPGRTVRFDEPISCHHNYVSDEIVDGERMLVTRKGAIRAGRGDLGLIPGSMGTGSYVVRGLGSELSFNSASHGAGRTMSRTKAKKRFTVDDLVRQTSGVESRKDAGVIDEIPGAYKDIEQVIEAQADLVEVVAHLRQVVCVKG; from the coding sequence ATGTTCCCCGTGAGGCTGGAGGGCACTGCCGCGCCGACTTTGATGTGGGCAGAGGAGTGGACCATCGAGCAGGCTGCGTTGCAGCAGCTGCGGAACATGGCCGACCTTCCGTGGGTGCACGGTGTGCGCGTCATGCCCGACGTCCACGTGGGAAAGGGTGCAACGGTCGGTTCCGTCATCGCGATGCGCGAGGCGGTCGCCCCGGCGGCGGTCGGCGTCGACATCGGGTGCGGAATGACGGCGGTCCGCACGGATGTCACCGCCCGGGATCTGCCCGACAACCTGCGGTCGATGAGGTCGCACATCGAGCGTGCGGTGCCGGTGGGCTTCGCCATGCACGAGCGGTCGGTGAACGTCGGCGCACTGGACGTCACGGACGCCGGGGGCGTGAAGAAGGGGTGGCACCGATTCTGGCAGGAATTCGGCGACCTCCATTCCGGCGTCCAGTCGCGGGAATCGAAGGCGATGAAGCAGATCGGCACGCTCGGCGGCGGCAACCACTTCATCGAGGTGTGCCTGTCGGACGCCGACGAGGTCTGGTTGATGCTTCACTCCGGGTCCCGCAACATCGGCAAGGAACTGGCGGAGCGGCACATCGCGGTGGCGCGGGCGTTGCCGCACAACCAGCGGCTCGTCGACCGCGATCTCGCGGTGTTCCTCGCCGGCAGCAAAGAGATGGACGCGTACCGCCACGACCTGACGTGGGCGCAGGAGTACGCGGCCCGCAACCGCGCCGTCATGCTCACGCTGGTGATGCGGGCCTTCCGGCAGTCGCTGCCCGGCCGGACCGTGCGGTTCGACGAACCGATCTCCTGCCACCACAACTACGTGTCGGACGAGATCGTCGACGGCGAGCGGATGCTCGTCACGCGCAAGGGCGCGATCCGGGCCGGCCGGGGTGATCTCGGACTCATCCCCGGATCCATGGGCACCGGATCCTATGTGGTGCGGGGACTGGGCTCCGAGCTGTCGTTCAACTCGGCATCGCACGGGGCCGGGCGGACGATGAGCCGCACGAAGGCGAAGAAGCGTTTCACCGTCGACGACCTCGTGCGTCAGACGTCCGGAGTCGAATCGCGCAAGGATGCGGGCGTGATCGACGAAATTCCCGGCGCCTACAAGGACATCGAGCAGGTGATCGAGGCGCAGGCCGATCTCGTCGAGGTCGTGGCCCACCTGCGGCAGGTCGTGTGTGTGAAGGGCTGA
- a CDS encoding 2-isopropylmalate synthase has protein sequence MSTSTSFASSFPSSTPAADPFAARHHKSLPRELRTEAAGMTWSAFENTYAPSNGPFRLGSWSEQKTGPGMWDFAATLGIGESICKTGASAPGPVAAMTSMLYDAGCPMEILSFHQHEIGHRTATFLLCESVGIRLWAMGIGESHTESTLRAMISGANRLCLA, from the coding sequence ATGAGCACCTCCACTTCTTTCGCATCGTCCTTCCCGTCGTCGACGCCGGCCGCCGATCCGTTCGCCGCGCGCCACCACAAGTCGCTGCCGCGGGAGCTCCGGACCGAAGCCGCGGGGATGACCTGGTCCGCGTTCGAGAACACCTACGCGCCGTCCAACGGGCCGTTCCGGCTGGGCAGCTGGTCGGAACAGAAGACCGGCCCCGGGATGTGGGACTTCGCAGCGACGCTCGGTATCGGCGAATCGATCTGCAAGACCGGCGCGAGCGCGCCCGGCCCGGTGGCCGCCATGACCTCGATGCTGTACGACGCGGGTTGTCCGATGGAGATCCTGTCCTTCCACCAGCACGAGATCGGGCATCGCACGGCGACGTTCCTGCTCTGCGAGAGCGTCGGCATCCGGCTCTGGGCGATGGGCATCGGTGAGTCCCACACGGAATCGACACTGCGGGCGATGATCTCGGGCGCCAACCGGCTGTGCCTCGCCTGA